Part of the Quercus lobata isolate SW786 chromosome 6, ValleyOak3.0 Primary Assembly, whole genome shotgun sequence genome, ACAATTCTatgaagtagtttttttttttatcaaatgaagtAGGTGTTGATATCATAATAActtaaacataaataatttattattatgtgcatatttatattatttagataatttattttaggggaaattttaatttcatatcctcaaaattttaaaataaccaattattaatttttttttaaattctaaaaaaaaaaaattattattcaaatttatttgttttaattatctTAATGTAAATTTTTCTACACAACCCTCTTCTTCCGAAGTATCATCAAAGTGAATCGAAATGAACCAAATTAGATGTTTTGAATGGCCTAAAGAGGAAGTAAATATAAGCAAATCCATCACttatattagaaaatatatatatatatatatatatttaacatataaacGAGCAACTCAAGAAGCAGTCATGCCCAAACCACAGATTAAATATAACGAAAGCATTGCCAAAGGCATTCTAGGAACGTTTTTGTTCAATCATTATATAAACCCTCTAGAACAATCCACATCAAACTTGAACACCAAACTCAAATATACCCACCACTAACCAAGGCCATTGTCAATTTCTacttataaaatgatttttacatACTCTCAATTTCTTCTTATGCTCTTGCACCCACTTTGAACCTGCATTGTAAAATAACACAAACTATGGTTCACGACATTTTGCAAATTTAATCACCTAAACAATGGAGAAGTTTGCAAGCCAACGACCATATGGGCAAAGCCCTCAAGAAAAGAAGCAAGAAGCATTAACCATTGAGATGACCTCcaaaagaattaagaaaaacTCCCAATCTGATTTTGTTTAACCACAATTTGAGTACTCCATAAAGTGGACATTGTTCTAGTTAAGAAATTTCTAGAAATTGCTAAAGTCAATCATGTACGAGTTCTCAGGATCCCATTATGTTCCTTTCATATTGTCTCCCGACATCCTTCAATTTCTGAAACATTACCAGAATTGAGAATTCTTAGAaattaaggctgtgtttggttgggtgtaaaatattttcaggtgtaaaatatttttgggaaaggaaaatattttcaagtgtttggctgcattatgaaaattgttcaagaaaatgttttcatgtgtttggttgcattttgaaaatgctattttcctactagtttctcacattttctcaccaaTTTTCTCAGgtaccaaacaaattttataatagaaaattgtaatatgtaaaattttaaagaaacaaaaatcaaaacaaaaccattcTCAATACACAAAACCATTCGGTCAAACTGAGAGagggaggaggaagagagagtgatcGCAAATCGAGGGAAAGGGAGAGgtagatcgagaaagagagagatcggtCGTGGGTGGGTCATGGGCGACGAGACCAGTCCAGCGACAGCAAGCTTCAAGCGGTGCCGAGATTGAGACAAAAAGAGTTCGATCTAAAGGGCGGCGAGACGATCTCACAGTGCGATCTAGAGGGGTGTGATCTCACGGTGCGATCTCGACGGGACGATCTCCCCAGCATGATCTCGATGGCGTGATCTCGCGGTGCAAGCTTTATGGCGCGATCTCGCGGCTAGATCTCACCGGCGCGTCTAGGCTTGGGGCGGTGGTTTGAGCTCGACGGCACGAGCCCAATCTcactctctctagtctctcttcgtgctctttctctctctctccctctctttgcgCGTCTGAGTCCGAAAATCATTTGTAGTGAAAATagaagtgtaaaatattttccgggtCAAAGCCATAAAACACACGGTCAATTGAAATTGTTTTctggaaaattctatttttcatgcGCAACCAAACACGCGGTGAGGTGTAAAATcatttcctaaaatggttttacaccaaaacaaacgcagcctaagaAATCCAAATGATAAATACTGCCAAACGAGTGTGtcaaaaaattttcccaaagtGTAAACTAATATATAGCAGGGACAACAAATTCTGCAAATTATTATGTTCCCTAAATTTACCATGCAACAACATAATAAGTATTAATGAAAAAGTGAATATAATTTACATAGCTTTTCCATCGTTCTGTTTCgattaatatatacataaaccAAATTCTGGCCCTATCTTTTACATATATCTAAACCCAGCCCAGATAAGAATGCATGGTGAAATTTTTGGCCCAAATTAGAGATAGATTTGGCCCAAATAGGATTAAAGAAAATGGAAACTAATCAAATTTCCCATTTAGGAAGTGTAGTCGGGCTTGAACTCGAAATATCTTGAAATTAATACCATACATTAATAATACAACGgaaatatcttctttttttttgtgataaacggaaatatcttgaaatatgttaaaatagaaattataaatttctaaaaccaaagacaaaaaacaaaagaaaaaatctgtCATCTCATTGTCTCTCCATCTATGTTCTCACCTTTCTTTATCTTGATCTTTTTTTATAAgcttttttcattctttgcaaTAGTTTCACAATGGTGGACGGTGTGCTGTGTGTGGGCATAACAGCTTTGAGGCTTGAGCTTCATCTGAggtaacctctctctctctctctctctctctgaaatgGAAGACATGAAATGAGAGTAAACACTACACAGCTGACATGAACATGAAATGAGAGTAAAATTTGGGGGTGTTCGGTAGAGGAGTTTAAGCGtgggtttggattcagcgtttgCTGAATCCGCGTCCATGTTttcccattttcctttttttttttttgctttcatgaGAGATAGATTTTACTGTTTATATACTGTTTTGTCACTGTTTATCACTGTATTGATACTgttcatacattaaaaatattaaaaataggtcccacggtaccatttacacatttaaaaattattttgttatagtgttttcagttttcagtttcagcaacaataagttcaatccaaacggaccctaagtaaTGTTGTTTAggtatttttaatatatgtatgagtaaaaatgtgtgtaaaaatatgtaaaatattgtttaaaatattcaaaaatgtGTTTGAGATGATCAACCAAACAGGCTTTacttaatatttcaaatttctttaatCGATACACTGCACGGCTGACATGAACATAGTTCACACCACTAAACACTACACGCATAGCTGACAACACACTGCACATAGCAGCACACACAGCCACATGGCCCACGGCTTCACACACTAACAATCTAACTCTAACTTCCGCAGGACAATAGTCTGGCCTGTTTGTCTTCGGTCTCTCAttcacattttcacattttaaataatattacatctTTTTTCATctataaatatttcaaaaaattataaacaatgaTTCTTAAACTACTTTACCAAACACCCCACCACTCACCCACTGTACAAACTGTAACACACGGAGGGATGaatagtctttttatttttttatttttttactttaacaATTATTATAAGTTATCAGCTATCATACTAATTGATAATTTGACATGTATCATATGAACCCATATACAGTGATATTaattttgcatttcaaaaataagaataataaattttaaataaattaataaattatttcaaactcctatctttttatttcaaacaaaaatcaataatgAATTATTGGCgagtgtatttttcttttaagaatatGTATTTACAActcataattatatatttataattcttAAGCCTACGTGCTTagagcatttgttaataaaatcaTTACTTTAATCAACTAAATCAATGAATATCTAAAAAATACTTTACATATAAGAAAATTCTGTATGGATCAATCCCCAAAGGTTTATCCACCACAAGGTAAAAGGAGCCAATAGTCAAGGGCCATTGGCGTGGTAAAATGTTTTTATACTCTTACCAAATAGTCATGTACAAGCCTTGATGCATACAAAACATCTAaggtaaattgtaaattatacTCTTAAAGTTTAGGAGTATTTGGATTTAAcatcctaaaatttcaaaatttgaattttaccgcCTGAAGTTTgggatatttggattttacaccatgacatttcagaatttagattttaccccctaaagtttggaagtgtttgaattttacatccacaaattttgaaactttagggtataaaatccaaacacttccATACTTTAAGGAGTAAAATctaaaaacctctaaaatttagaggataaaatccaaattttaaaacgttagggtgtaaaatccaaacacttctaaattttagatgaaatctaaattctaaaatttcaagttgTAAAATTCAAATGCCGCCAAACTTTACAGGTGTAATTTGCTAAAGCATATATAATCATGAACTATATTCAACAGTAGATAATCAGGGCCGACCCTTGGCCTAGGCCATAGCCTAAGGCCCCCTAACATAGAAGGCCCCCAAGTATGGGGgcagtaagtttttttttttttgggtaattaaggaaaaaataaaaaatgtgagttacatgtaattttttttttttccactattAAGAAGCCCTAAAATATTAGAGTTATGCTAATATATTACTAGTTTGATTACGGGTCTATTTAGATACTGCTTATtgctaaaaacactgtagcaaaataatttttaaatgtgtaaatagtgctgTAAGAGCCAAATTTACCTAAAAATCTGTGTTTAGCTAAGTTTGgtggtccatgaacagtgccatgGGACCCCAAAAAAAGGCAAATCGCagtttaaatataatttcagtgCTAGGCAAACACACACATGGGCCCTATAAATTGATGTGCGAGTAATTCAACACTcaattgattttgttgttgaaatcTCACCTCACTatcacattagtttgtaagctTTTTGTagtaaatttagcattttaaatACAACATAGTCTCCAAGtaaatgaaaaatgctaaaactaatacaaattttacgacaaaaacttacaaattgatatgacaTGAATATGATCAGTGtcacttaaacaatataataaataaatatttgaataactttttttttattagtgatatGTCAGTTTGTAAACCTATATAATAagtaagaattaataataaattgaaataaaaatatataataaaaaaataaactaaatttatttaagtgaaatataaaaagtcCCCTATAAAATTTTCACCTAAGGCCTCAAACTAAGGCCTCAAACTATCTTGGGCGACCTTGTAGATAGTATAGATACAAAACTAGAAAGGATCCATCCACATAGAATCATTTGCCCTTCTTCTTGTCATCATGTGGGAGCTGTACACCCATGAGCCCAAGCAAATTGGAAGCAGGTCCGGGAAGCCCTTGTTGGGAAGAAAAGGAATCAAGAAAGCTCTTTACAAGGTTCACATCTACATCCACAGGAGTGAAATCCTCATCCATATCTTCTGTGGCATTTGATGTTCCCTGCATGCATTAACATTAAATCAAATTCATCATTTGAGCGGAACACAAATTGAAATAAGAACAAGAAGGGAATCTCACATGCAAGCCTAAATAGAATAGTGCATATCTAAGCAAACCGGACACTTATTACAGAAATTATAGAAATGTTTTTGCTTCAACCAATAATTAAACAAGTTGAATTTATTGGTTCATGTACAACCAATTGATGGAaataattagattctaaattatttCCACAACATCTTGGCCACAGGAAAGTAAATTACCAGGAAAAGAAAACTGCCCAGATCAAAATCAATACAATATTCTTAACACACAAAGGACCTTCCAAAAAAAGGGTATTATATTTTTCTCCCAAATAGGCCATGAAAACAGTTTGGAAAGGTAGAAAGACTATTTATGATTGAAAAAAACTCAGTAGTATACTCTCTTCATAGCAAGAATGAGAAATGTACCTCATCCTTCTTTGTTGCTTGCTCATTAGCACGAACAAAACTTTTTGCAATGCTGGTGGGCTTCAACTCTTCATTCATAGCATCAGAATAGGAATGCATGAAAGTATCCTTTTCTTCCTCATTATCCTCAGAAGGTTCCGCTATATCACTCTCATCTTCAGACTCATCTATAAATATCATCAATGTAATCATAAGCACCCCCCAACAAAACAGAAATGCAATGTGACCGCTATATCACTCTCATCTTCAGACTCATCTATAAATATCATCAATGTATTCATAAGCACCCCCCAACAAAACCGAAATGAAATGTGAACCTTTCATAATTTAATGACCTGCTCAAATGTTGAGTAAAAAACTTAGCTTATGTTTGCATACTAGATTAGAGGCATCAGTCACTTATGGTGAgcaaattttcaacaaatattttcttttgttgtcaAGTTACATAAGCACCCAACAAGTTTTGAATCCATGACCTTACCCTCCATCTATTACTACGCATTATGAGAGTTCCATGGTGTGGACACAAGATAAATGCCTCCAATTACATAGATGCAAAAAAAAGACGGTCCAACCAATGGCCTTATGGATGGAGCCCGCTATTAGTTGGGCCTAAGGCCTAATCAATTAATGTCTAGGATTTGTTACATTTATTcactttatgtaattggcacACAATCCAAAACATAGACACGCACACAAAGAAGAAGGGGTGAAAAGAGAGGTCAAGCAGATTCAATAAGCCAAGtaacaaatattattaaaaaaaaaaaattatgttcttcAGAAgataattattgtaaaaaataatgtaTTATGAGTAAATCATAAAGAACTGACAAACAAAGAGAGACGAAAAAAGTTTTCCTGGCTATCATGAAAATcattaatataaacaatttatacaacaaaaatttgtctaGTGAATAAAGATTATGTATGACTTACCCAAATCAAAGTCCAATGATGAACCATCTTCTATATCAACATTACTGCCCACATCTTCAAAACCTTGACGCTTCATTACTGACTCCATGTCTTTAATGAAACGGTCAACATCAAGGTCCACTTCTTTTAGGTTCCTTCAAGAGACAGTTAACAAAACACATTTAAATTCAACTGGTAAAATTGAAGTCTCTATCCTTCAAATATTTcactctttttatttaaaaataaaaaataaaaataaaaccacagaATTGGACTTTATGACATCCGCTCTATAGTGATTTCTCTTTATCATTAAGCCAAGACTCCGATTAGTTTCTTTTGTAATTAGGCCAGATTCAAACTCAAGTCTCTATTTGACGACAAGACACTTTACTAGTTAAACTAACTAGAACCTACTCCAAATATTTCATTCAACACAAAAAGTGTACGGTAATGTTTCCTAACTCAAGAATGTTCAACTTAGGACAGTGGGAAGACAAAAAAGAACCCAGATCAGCTCACTCAAAACCACATCAGCGAGGTTGAGCTTGAGCATACAAGGAATTGCATGGGCTTCAAACCGAAAATTAAAATTGGCAGAGGCTTCAGTGTGAAAATAGGGAAAATAACCATGTCAAAAGCTACGAGATTAGCTAGAAGAATGAAAAAATCACAGCTAACTAATTGATATGCAGATTAGTTACTGTTATTTAACCTGAATTCATGTGTGCATACAGTAAAGAAAGGAAAGGAGTTGAATTATGCACCCATGGCTGAATCTTTTATATTTACAACTATTCCTCCTCCCCCACcacccaacaaaaataaaacagcCAGGATGCCTATGAAAATGTATGCACATCAGCGTGCACATTTATGAGAACTAAAATGTAAAATGTGCGAATAAATTTATGAATGAATGAGATGAATACAAAGGTATAACACATAAATACACGCACACATACAAAGGTACACTAACCTGTTTTCAGGAACCTCAGCTCCCTTGTAGCTTGACACCTTATGGACAAAATCCTGCATGGTCTTAGCTATATCACCAAGACCAACCTCATCAACATTAGAACTGGATGAAGGACCCGTATCGTCCTGGCCATTctgtttctttttatgttttgaattataGAGGTCCATCTCCTTTTGTCTCTCAAGAAGTGCAGAGTTTAACTCGTCCTCTCCATTGTAAAGCCAGGAATCATCATCAGAAGGAGGAACTTCCTGACCACTAAATTCATCAGGTGAATGTGGTAAGGCAAGAATCTCATCGATTCGTTTCACTGGAGCACTCAACATTTCACTGTGacaaaaatttatacatttgcAATAGTCActaatggtaaaaataaaaaccttacagtgaacaatttgatgaaagagaaaatatttatcACTCCTATGTATTGGTCCACATAAAAAACAGTGAAACATGTGCAGAATATTTGAAATCACTAATTATGTAAGTGAAGCATTATGATTTTGAATATATCTTGATGACAATCATATACCTGGTCCTCAAAAACAAAGAACTGTTCCGGTAATACTCTTCAGCATTGTGCATTAACCTCTGGTACTCTTTAGACCCTGGAAGCAGTCCTTGAAAGTATCCACTCCTCTCCAAACTCTCCTTATAGGCCTCCCAAGTGCGTCCCTTCCCTTCCAAACCCTCTCGCTTTCTTAGCTGGTACATCATCTCTAACCCGCATGTGATTTTCAGTCCCAATTCGGCCTCTCCATATGCCACTTTATCACTCCTATTTGGCATTGGATAATTCTTCGGCGCCTGAAAGGCCTGTTGAACCAATTGTGCATACATTGCCCTTGACATCTTCACTGCCACACAGACCAACTCTTCCTCTCTCCCTTTAGGTAAGAACTTTTCCATTTTTGCCGCGTACTTCATGGAATCAATGTCTCGATCATAGAAACCCTCCACCGCCAACGAAATCAAGCAAGGCTCGTGTTTCAATACTTGTGCCACCGACACCGGAACCCTAACCCTAACTTGATGCATATTCCTTTGAGCTCTCTCGGGATAATCTAATATCCGTTTCTTCACTGCAGACTGAATCAACTCTGATGCTCGCGATTCCTCATTGTGATTGATGATGAATCTCAACGAATCGGATAAGTTAGGGCTCGAAAGGCAGTCTTTGGGTACTATATGGATATGACCTTGGCGAATGAAGACGCGGTTGAGACTGTTCTCAGGGTTCAGCCAGCGTGGGAGGTGGAAAGCGGCTTCGATGAGGAGAAACTCACCGTCAGTGTCCCAAACTCGAATAGAGAGGGAAGGGAAGGTGGTAGAGATTTTGAAGAGGAGGAAGACGGTGAACCACTCGTCATCAAGATTGTCACCAAAGCGGAGCTTGCCATGGAGGTGAGGAAGATGGGAGGAGCAGAGGCATGAGGGTTTAGGGAgggaagagagggagagagtgaaGGACTCATGCTGCCAAAGGTAGTCAGTTGTGAAGGGAGATAGGGTTTGGAGGATTTGGAGGTGGAGGGATTGGAGAGAGGAGGAGAGTGAAGGTTCAGAGGTAGGGGTGGGATTGGAATTTAGAGTTAAGTCAGGGAATATGGCGTAGAAAACGGTGTCATCTGGGAGCCTCGAGTTCTTTTGGGAGAATATGTCTGAGAATGCAAGGTCGGATTCGGGAACTCCAGCCATGGTCTCGGGCTCACGGATTTCTTAGTTCTTTGTACAGGTTGCTACTAATTATTTCTTCTTCTGGATTGATGTCCCTATGAATCACAAATGATATAAATAAGGATCTGTTCCAAATGATACAACTAAAACCCCAAAGTCTAGGTGCAATGTACTAAATTTCAGAATCAAATAAAgaatcaaacacacacacacaaaaataaaatacaaataaaaactCATGAGCAGCAAGCATACCGCATATAGTTTAAGCAAATCACAATGAAAGCATATCAACCATGGTTTATAATCAGTTTGTGCTAAAGATCACATTCAGACAAAACACACTCTAATTCaacaaaatgaaatatatttaagtAGTGGCcacaaaaggggaaaaaatcacAAATACTGAACTAAGATCACAAAAAATATGAGATCAATTGAGAGGGAAAATGTACCTGCCACTGCAATTTGCATTCAGAAAGTACTTAACAACATAAGCATGGTGAATGTAATGTTAGATACAACTCAAACAATCCCAGATTGCATAAATGAAATCTATTTTGCTTATCTATCACATTGTATCACTTCTATCCAAAGTTCTTGCAGacataaataaaatcattgaaaattcagctataaaataaataaacaatttttgtAAACATCCTTCcatatttaaattgatttatgTCTCCaggaatttaaattataaaccATGCATTTCTTCAAAGATATGAAATAAACATGGCCGTGTTcaattttttagctaaattatTAAGTCCAAATATTcaatgtgtaaatttttttttttttggttatacaagatagaatttttactctaacataatccaagtgtatatgtgtgtgaaacttcctcctggagacttgaatcccgacccttaccccacaagcatttatactggtggagtgaccaccacaccaagggtgtgcggtggtcaATGTGTAAAAATTGAACAGCAAGGAAAGTGGGAAACTCAAACAAACTCTATATTCTTCATTtcctattttatatataggtaATCAAAGATTTATTGCATAAAAAGTATATCGTGTTCACGTTGGTGAACACTCTATACTTAAAAACAAATACAAGTAACTCAAGAAGAGAATATATTCTTCATTTCTAAATTatctcagtaaccaaacagagcCTAAAGCTAGTAAATAAAACCAATTCCTCAACAAGCAAACAACAAAAgatgttagggtcatattttttgtaattggctaatcttttgacaaaatgcactttacttgtaattgggtagatctaaattgggtttagtacttcaagaaacatgttgttcaagtcaagtattaaaaacaTGAAGACTggtctaagaaacaagtgaagaaaaaatgcTCATTAATTAttgacagatagctcgacaccgCTATTGAGACTTAATTCGAAGCTTAATAGATAGCTCGACACTAACtcgatctatcaagaattacaatatcaaaatttccaaatttgaaaTCAAGCCCAAGcttatgtgtagggtttcttttctcacgaCCCTAAACGTATATAAAGCTTAATTTAAAAGTCATCTTATACTGATACAGATACAGAGACCAAGAGTCTTATTTTTCGCTGTAAAAAGCTATTGCGTTTTGTACGCCGttggattttgtaaccaagtgttttcttgattttcattgttgatgaagtgaagaactctGTAGCCAACAAccattcaagttgctggagttagtcacgtactagaaTCCGTGCAAAGAGTTAGTCACAAATTAGAGATTTGTGCATCAAGGGAAAAAtggctactacaagatcaagtccaattggatattggagcgaaggttcaactataggtagatattttgggataggcctGGATGGCTGGATAGTTTGTAAGATTCGttatacttataaccgcttaattgttgattagtggatttttggaagtggtaaccttaaaatcacttggtGGGATTTTTGTCTCGCGAGATTTTcaccatttgtcaacaaatcactgtgtcaatttattttccgctgcatttagcaTTTTTGATGATTTGTTG contains:
- the LOC115995032 gene encoding protein ecdysoneless homolog yields the protein MAGVPESDLAFSDIFSQKNSRLPDDTVFYAIFPDLTLNSNPTPTSEPSLSSSLQSLHLQILQTLSPFTTDYLWQHESFTLSLSSLPKPSCLCSSHLPHLHGKLRFGDNLDDEWFTVFLLFKISTTFPSLSIRVWDTDGEFLLIEAAFHLPRWLNPENSLNRVFIRQGHIHIVPKDCLSSPNLSDSLRFIINHNEESRASELIQSAVKKRILDYPERAQRNMHQVRVRVPVSVAQVLKHEPCLISLAVEGFYDRDIDSMKYAAKMEKFLPKGREEELVCVAVKMSRAMYAQLVQQAFQAPKNYPMPNRSDKVAYGEAELGLKITCGLEMMYQLRKREGLEGKGRTWEAYKESLERSGYFQGLLPGSKEYQRLMHNAEEYYRNSSLFLRTSEMLSAPVKRIDEILALPHSPDEFSGQEVPPSDDDSWLYNGEDELNSALLERQKEMDLYNSKHKKKQNGQDDTGPSSSSNVDEVGLGDIAKTMQDFVHKVSSYKGAEVPENRNLKEVDLDVDRFIKDMESVMKRQGFEDVGSNVDIEDGSSLDFDLDESEDESDIAEPSEDNEEEKDTFMHSYSDAMNEELKPTSIAKSFVRANEQATKKDEGTSNATEDMDEDFTPVDVDVNLVKSFLDSFSSQQGLPGPASNLLGLMGVQLPHDDKKKGK